The proteins below come from a single Remersonia thermophila strain ATCC 22073 chromosome 4, whole genome shotgun sequence genomic window:
- a CDS encoding mitochondrial 54S ribosomal protein uL29m has protein sequence MAAPAMRPPLSMGGLSRIRMMASTPTAPIHPSFTQRASLSTSSVLLKRHKYVGARDNRDHSKSRGESAMRGTGTRWRLSMSDEPLPRPVPREKLPPIVTDPDHGLWEFFYNRERIVNTPEEDSKHGRAWSVEELRHKSWDDLHRLWWVCVKERNRIATANFERENQKLGFGEAEAAERDKEVLKTMRAIRHVLTERFYLWEDAVELAKKDPEVNLTGEGPAFTPKDYLEEADAVEGAADATKVPEADAATSPDPAAIPSATSTAEAPRL, from the exons ATggctgcgccggcgatgcggcctCCCCTCTCCATGGGCGGTCTCAGCAGGATACGAATGATGGCCTCAACGCCCACCGCGCCGATCCACCCGTCGTTCACACAGAGGGCGTCGCTCTCGACATCCTCCGTCCTTCTTAAGCGGCACAAGTACGTGGGGGCGCGCGACAACCGCGACCACAGCAAGAGCCGCGGCgagtcggcgatgcggggtACGGGCACGCGCTGGAGGTTGTCCATGTCGGACGaaccgctgccgcggccggtgCCGCGCGAGAAGCTGCCGCCCATCGTCACAGACCCGGACCACGGCCTTTGGGAGTTCTTTTACAACCGCGAACGCATCGTCaacacgcccgaggaggactcCAAGCACGGCCGCGCTTGGTCGGTCGAGGAGCTACGCCACAAGTCGTGGGACGATCTGCATCGCCTGTGGTGGGTGTGCGTCAAGGAGCGCAACCGCATCGCCACGGCCAACTTTGAGCGCGAGAACCAGAAGCTGGGTTTTGGTgaagccgaggcggccgagagggacAAGGAG GTCCTCAAGACAATGCGCGCCATTAGGCATGTGCTCACGGAGCGCTTCTACCTGTGGGAAGAcgcggtcgagctggcgaAGAAGGACCCCGAGGTCAACCTCACCGGCGAGGGTCCGGCGTTCACGCCGAAAGACTACCTTGAAGAGGCGGATGCTGTGGAGGGTGCGGCGGACGCGACAAAAGTGCCAGAAGCCGACGCGGCAACCTCACCAGACCCAGCTGCGATACCGTCAGCCACATCCACGGCCGAAGCCCCGAGGTTATAA